The window CATGCCCCAAATATGGATGCTGTTCGATATTTAAAGAAACAGATGTGGCCTTTGATACGAAAACAACTGCCTGATGCTCAGCTGCATATTTATGGAGCGTATGTATCCCAAGAAGCCGAACAGATGCATGATCCGGATTCTGGATTTATTATTGAGGGAAGGGCACCGAATGCTGCGGATGTTATATCAGAAGCAAAAGTGATGTTAGCTCCGCTTCGATTTGGAGCCGGACTTAAAGGGAAATTGATCGAAGCAATGCAATGCGGCACCCCGAGTATTACCACAACTATTGGAGCAGAAGGTATTCAGGGAAATCTTTCGTGGGGGGGCGTTATTGCTGATGAGCCCGAAAAATTTGCTGATGCTGCTGTTCGTTTATATAACGATGAAGAGGTTTGGAAAGCTTCTCAGGAACAGGGAGCTCTTATAATCAATAAGCGTTTTGCACAAGTCGACTTTAAAAGGGCTTTGATTGATCAGATAACACACATTCAAAGGAATCTTGATCAACATCGTCGGCAGAACTTTACCGGGCAAATGTTGATGCATCATACCGCGGCCAGTTCCAAGTATATGGGCCGGTGGATTGAAGCCAAAAATAGAAATCGATGATATTTAATGTCTACATATTTCCTTATAATTAAGCGGATGTCGCATATGAACTTAACAAGATTATGAAGCTATGGACGAAGAAATTTTAGAGAATTTAAATGAAGAGCTTGACAGTGCACTTGATCGTGGACGTAAAATCGTTGAGGATGAAGAGCTGGCCAAGCGTATTGAGGAGTTAAAGTTACGAGCAGAAAACTTAGTTCGAAAACACCCGGTTAAGAGTGTAGCCGGCGGATTATTAATTGGATATATCGTAGGCAAACTTTTGAGTTCCGAAGATTAATATGAGCAGTGAAAAAAAATCCGATCAGTTAGGTAATCGTCTTAGAACCATTACCGCTGATTTAAAATTATATCTTGAAAAACGCATTGAGCTGACGATGCTCAATCTTGGAGAATTAGTTTCGGGATTAATGGCTGCTTCCGTGCAGCGTGGTATTGGCGTCTTTTTATTATTGGGTGGCGTCTGTTTTTTACTATTTGCGTTGGCTATTTACCTTGGAGATGTATTAAGTAGTCGTAGTTTGGGGTATGTACTGGTTTCACTTCCTTTATTGCTGGTGGGACTTATGTTTTTATACCTAAAGCCGAACAGTGTTTTTGAGCAGATCCAACAGCGTTTTGAGGATGAAGTATTAAAATCAATTGAACAAAATGGGGAAAGTTCTAAAGAGCCGCTTCAAATTGAAAAAGATGTTCGTTCACAATCTAAAGAAGATTAAGACATTATTATGGCAGCAAAGAAAGTAGATGAGTTAGAGAAAAAGAAGCAGGAGCTGGAAAAGGAATTGAATAAAATTCAGGGTGAGCTGGATGATTCAATTGACAGGGTAAAAGAGGATGTGAGTTCCAACTTGGACCCCAAAAATATAATTCGGAAATATCCCCTGCCCATCGTAGGAGGTTCTGCTTTGTTAGGTTTTCTTCTCGGTCATAAAAACAAAAATTCATCCACATCATCTGATTCTGGCACGGGGAACGATTTTTCAGGAGCACTTTTATCAGAGTTGAAAAGACTTGCTACTCGTAAAGCTATTAACTTTGCCACCGATTATGTTGAGCGCACGTTGGAGCAAAAAGTTGATGAACACCTTCCTTCAGATCATGATGAGGATTCGGCAAGTTAGATAGATTTTTAAATTTTTTACGTAAAATTATCTAATTGCCTTGTAACAATTCGTATCATAGTTCGTGTAACCATCCCAATTATAAATCACAAAACAAGTAAGACATGCGTAAAGGCATAAGTTTAATTGTAGTATTCGTGTTGTTGAGTTTTACAGCTCACGCCCAGGAAGTGCAAAAAATCTCGTTGCAAGAAGCAATAGATATTGCACTGGAAAATAGCATTGAATTACAACAGGCTTCGAATGATTTAGATCTTGCCAAAGAGCAAGAGTTTAGTGCAAAAGCGAACTTTTTACCTTCGCTGAATGCTTCACTAAGTGGCCGCCAAACAGTAGGTCAACAGTTTATTGAAAGTGAAGTTAGTTTCGAAGAGGTTACCAGTAATTCTATAAGCGGTTCTATAAATACCAGTATCCCAATATTTCAAGGGTTTAGAAACATTCTTACGCTCCAAAACAGTCGGAAAGATGTAGATCGTCAAAAAAACTCATTAGAACGTACCCGCGAACGTGTTATTTTTAATGCTGCAAGTAGTTATTTGCAAGTTTTGCTGGACAAACAGTTAGTAGAAATTGCTAAAGAAAATTTGGAGGCTTCTCGTCAACAGCTTGAGCAAGTGGAGGCTCAGGTTGAAGTTGGCTCTCGACCCTCTGTTGATCTGTATGATCAAGAGTCGCAGGTAGCAAGTAATGAGCTTGAACTGATTAATAGAGAAAATGCATTAGAGATCAGTCGAACTCAGTTAATTAGAACTTTACAGCTTGAGCCTCTTGAAACCTATGAGTTTGCCACTCCAGAGGTTGATGTTGAAGATGTTTCAACAACTGAGTTAGATCTACAAAGTCTTACTGAACGTGCTCTTAATAACAGGAAAGATTTGCGATCCCAGGAACTGTTAATTGAGACATTGCGGAATGATTTAAGACAAACAAAATATGATCTGTATCCCTCAGTTACGGCAAGTGCGGGTATTTCTACTTCGTATCAAGACTTGTATCGTGCTGTTGATCCGGAGACAAATCAAATTGGTCCGATAGATTTTGGTGACCAATTTTTTGACCAGCGGATTTCTCGTTTTGCTGGTTTTTCAATAAGCATTCCCATTTTCAACAACTGGAACCAACGGTTAAGTGTTCAGCAAGCGCAAGTTAATTTTAAGAATGCACAACTTGACCTTCGGGATCAAGAGTATGCAGTTCGTGAAGAGGTGCGTCAAGCTTATAATGATTACCGTTCATATGTCAAACGATTAGAATCATCACAAAAAGCATTACGGGCAGCTGAACGTAGTTATGAAACTCAAAAACAGCGTTACGAAGTTGGTTCAAGCACTCTTATTGAACTTAGTGATGCCAGTGCCCGGTATAC of the Fodinibius sp. Rm-B-1B1-1 genome contains:
- a CDS encoding phage holin family protein codes for the protein MSSEKKSDQLGNRLRTITADLKLYLEKRIELTMLNLGELVSGLMAASVQRGIGVFLLLGGVCFLLFALAIYLGDVLSSRSLGYVLVSLPLLLVGLMFLYLKPNSVFEQIQQRFEDEVLKSIEQNGESSKEPLQIEKDVRSQSKED
- a CDS encoding TolC family protein → MRKGISLIVVFVLLSFTAHAQEVQKISLQEAIDIALENSIELQQASNDLDLAKEQEFSAKANFLPSLNASLSGRQTVGQQFIESEVSFEEVTSNSISGSINTSIPIFQGFRNILTLQNSRKDVDRQKNSLERTRERVIFNAASSYLQVLLDKQLVEIAKENLEASRQQLEQVEAQVEVGSRPSVDLYDQESQVASNELELINRENALEISRTQLIRTLQLEPLETYEFATPEVDVEDVSTTELDLQSLTERALNNRKDLRSQELLIETLRNDLRQTKYDLYPSVTASAGISTSYQDLYRAVDPETNQIGPIDFGDQFFDQRISRFAGFSISIPIFNNWNQRLSVQQAQVNFKNAQLDLRDQEYAVREEVRQAYNDYRSYVKRLESSQKALRAAERSYETQKQRYEVGSSTLIELSDASARYTEAQSNLASALYNLIFQEKLLDYYIGKMDQEMTLN